TCTGGGTCTCGAGCGCCGTGCGGACATCGGCCTGCTGAGCCCCAGCGACCGCCAGCAACGCGACCGCGATCGCCGCCGTCGCGAACGAGCGAGAAGAAGACATGGCGCACAGATTACTGCAGCGTCGGCCTCGGCAGCCGCCGGTTCGCAACCAGCGGCCGCAAAAAAGAAAAGCCGACGCCAAAGCGTCGGCCTTTCAGTCTGCCGTCTTCTCTCAGCGTCAGTACCGATAGTGCTCGGCCTTGTACGGCCCCTCGACCGGGACGCCGATGTAGGCGGCCTGTTCAGGGGTCAGCGTGGTCAGCTTCACGCCGAGGTGATCGAGGTGCAGCCGCGCGACCTCTTCGTCGAGGTGCTTCGGCAGGATGTAGACCTTCTTCTCGTACTTCGCGTTGTGCTGGTGCAGCTCGAGCTGCGCAATCACCTGATTGGTGAACGACGCCGACATCACGAAGCTGGGGTGACCGGTCGCGCAGCCGAGATTCAGCAGGCGCCCCTCTGCGAGGATCAGCACGCTCCTGCCGCTCGGGAAGCGGAACTCGTCGTACTGCGGCTTGATCTCGATCCGCTCGATGCCGCGCTTCTTCAGCCCGGCCATGTCGATCTCGTTGTCGAAGTGACCGATGTTGCCGATGATCGCGTTGTGCTTCATCTTCGCCATCATGTCGACGGTGATGATGTTCAGGTTGCCGGTCGCCGTGACAAAGATGTCGGCGGTCTCGACGACGTCGCCGACCGGCTTGACTTCGTAGCCTTCCATCGCCGCCTGCAGCGCACAGATCGGGTCGATCTCGGCGACGATCACGCGGCAGCCCTGCCCGCGCAGCGCCTGCGCACAGCCCTTGCCGACCTCACCGAAGCCGACGACGACGGCGACCTTGCCGCCCATCATGACGTCGGTGGCGCGGTTGAGACCGTCGATGAGCGAGTGGCGGCAGCCGTAAATGTTGTCGAACTTGCTCTTGGTCACCGAGTCGTTGACGTTGATCGCCGGGAACAGCAGCGTGCCGGCCTTCATCATCTCGTAGAGGCGATGCACGCCGGTGGTCGTCTCTTCCGAGACGCCCTTCATGTCAGCCGCGACCTTGGTCCATCGCTGTGGGCTCGCCTTCAGCTCCTGGCGCAGCAGCTCCAGGATGACGCCCCATTCTTCGGGCTCCTTGTCGGCGTCGAACGCCGGCACCTTGCCGGCCTTCTCGTACTCGACCCCCTTGTGCAGGAGCAGCGTCGCGTCGCCGCCGTCGTCGACGATCTGGGTCGGGCCGGATCCGTCGGGCCACATCAGCGACTCGCTCGTGCACCACCAGTATTCCTCGAGCGTCTCCCCCTTCCAGGCGAAGACCGGGGTGCCCTTGGGATTCGCCGGCGTGCCGCCGGTCTCCGGGCGGCCGACCACGACAGCCGCGGCGGCGTGATCCTGGGTCGAAAAGATGTTGCACGACACCCAACGCACGTCCGCGCCAAGCTCGGTGAGCGTCTCGATCAGCACGGCGGTCTGAACAGTCATGTGCAGCGAGCCCATGACCCTCGCGCCGGCGAGCGGCTTCGCCGCGGCGTAACGCCGGCGGAGCGCCATCAGGCCGGGCATTTCGTGCTCGGCAAGACGGATCTCCTTGCGACCGAAGTCGGCAAGGCCGAGATCCTTGACCTTGTGCGGCTCGCGGCCAACCTTCACCGCGGCGTCGAACGGATGCGTTTCAACAACTGTCGCCATGCTCACTCCTTGTTGCGAACTGTCAACTACCAAACTATTTCTTCAGCGCCGACGCGACGAAAAGCGCCGGCCCTTTTGCCTGCGGATCGACCGGCATCGGCACGATCCGGACGTCATCGAATCCCGCGCCGCCGAGCAGCCGTCCGAACTGGTCGCCGCCGAACCCGAGCCAGACGTGCCCCATCTGCTGCTTGTAGTCCTCGCGATCGTGCGGCAGCATGTCGCACACGACGAGACGGCCGCCGGGTTTCAGTGTTCGCGCCGCCTCGCTCAGCGCCGCGGCCGGATCCGGCACGTGGTGCAGCACCAGAATCATCACGGCGGCATCCAGCTCGGCATCGCCAATCGGCAGCGCCTCGAGATCGCCGCGGCGGACGTCGACGTTCGGCAGATCGCGAAGCCGCCGCCGCGCCGCCTGCAGCATGTCGCCGCTGCGATCGACCGCCAGCGCGCGCGCGACGAACGGGGCCAGCGCCGCGCTCGTTTCGCCGGTGCCGCACCCGAGATCGCCGACCGTCCATGTTCGATCGAGCAGCGCTGGCAGCGCCTGCAACGCCGAGGCGCTCCCAAACAGCTCGCGCCGCAGCCGATCCCACTGGCCGGCTGCCGACGCGAAGAACTCCTCCGACTTCGTCTGCCGGCGCGCCAGCACCCCCTTCAGCCGGCGGCCATCCTGATCGGCACCAGGCGTGGTCGCAATCTGGTCGCGAAGCAGCGCCCAGAGCCGACGCGTGGACGCGGCCCGCTCGTTGGCGCCAGAGCCGTGGCGCAGACGACCGTCGAGCGCCAGTGTGTAGTAGCGGCTGGTGCCGTCGCGCCGCGACGAAACCCAGGCCGCATCGGACAACGTCTTCAGATGGCGGCTGACGGTCGACTGCGGCAACTGCAGGATCGTGCAGAGCTCAGACACCGTCAACTCCTGGCGCTCGAGCACCAGCAGCATGCGCCCCCGCGTCGCATCGGCCAGCGTCGTCAAATCGTCGAAGATGGCGGGGGTATTCATCCGTATATCCGGATTAACAGCTTAATCGTTACGGCCGAGTCATGTCAAGCGACATGCGAGCCACGTCTGGGGCGCGCCCCGCAGGGACGCGGAGGGCGGAAGACGGTTACTGGGCTGGCCGCAACCTGCAGCAATTCAAGACTCAGCCGTGGCACTTCCTCCCCGCTATCGCGGGCATGTGTTGTGCACCTCGAGGCGTGCTATGGCTGACGTTTCCAAGAACCTCACGATTGCCCGCGCGCCGGTGAATGTCTGGGATCGCCAGACCTCCGCGCTGCAGGCGTATGACCACGAGCGATGGATCACCGCCGCCTGGGGCAGCACGGTCGCGGTGATCGGGGCCCGCCGCGGCGGCTTCGCCGGCGGCCTCCTCGCCACACTCGGCGCCACGCTCGCCGTGCGCGCCGCGATGGGGCGTCACGACTACCGCCTGGCGCGCCATTGGATCGATTCCGCGCTGCGCGACCGCGGCTGGGTGGGCAAGGACATCGTCAACGACGCCGCGGAGGAATCGTTCCCCGCCAGCGACACGCCGTCATGGACGGCAGACATCGGTACGGCGCGACGCTAAGGGGGGCACCACGATGAACATGGACCTGGTCTTTCCCGAGGACGACGCGGACGTCGTGGCCCGCTCCGGCCGCAACATCAGCGGTCTCGAGAAGTGGGTGTCGATCGCCGCCGGAACCGGACTCGCGCTGTACGGCCTGTCGCGTCTCAGGGGCAACGGCTGGCTCCTGGCGGGGGCCGGCGGCCTGCTGCTCCGCCGCGGCATCACCGCGCACTGCGACGTCTACGAGGCCTTCGGCGTCAACACCGCCGTCAGCCCGCAGAACACGCGCGCCTCCCTCGGCGGGCCGCGTGGCATCAACGTGCTCGAGAGCGTCACCATCCACCGCTCGCTGGAGGAGTTGTACCGGTTCTGGCGCAACCTCGAGAACCTGCCGCAGTTCATGCGCCATCTCGCCTCGGTCGACAAGATCACCGACACGATTTCGCACTGGCGCGCCCGCGGCCCGGCCAGCATGGTCGTCGAGTGGGACGCCGAGATCTACAACGAAGTCGCCAACAAGCTGATCGCGTGGCGCTCGCTCGAAGGCGCCGACGTCGTCAGCGCGGGATCGGTCAACTTTGCCCGCACGGCCAATGGAATGGGGACGCGTGTCACCGTCCACCTGCAGTACAGCCCGCCGCTCGGCAAGCTGGGGGCGGCCGTCGCGAAGATCTTCGGGGCCGACGCCGCGAGCGAAATCCGCGAGGATCTCCAGCGCTTCAAGCAGATGGTCGAGAGCGGACAGAAGGCCTGAACGGATCCCGGGCGCGCCTCACGCCTCGTTGTTGGCGGCCGCGGCGCGATCGGTGAGCGCCGCCGCGATGGACGGCGTCGAGCGGGCAGCCAGCGTGTCGCGACCGCAGCGGACGCGGTTGCCCTCGGGATCGGACGTGGCTTCCGGCAGCAGCCTCGACACCACCATCATCGCGCGCGCGACGGAGGCGGGCGCCACCGTATTGCCGACCGCGAGCAGCGCCGCCGGCGCCGTGAGCGTCAGCGCCGGGTCGCCGTGCCGGCACGCCTCGACGATGCGCGCGGCCGCACGCGCGGCGCCGATCGTCAGTCCCGGCACCGAGCTCGCCGCCCTGAACCAGGTGAACTCGGCGTCGTGCCGACCCTTGAACTGTGCGTTGATCGGGGAGCCGGTGCGCATCAGGCCCGGCGCTACCGTCGTCACGCGGATGCCATAGCGGGCGACTTCGGCGCGCACCGCATCCGACAGACCGGTCAGCGCGAACTTGCTCGCGGAGTACGGCGCCAGGTGCGGCACCGCCACCTTCCCGCCGATCGACGCGATGTTGACGATGCGGCCGAAGCACTGGTGGCGCATCGAGGGCAGCAGCTCCAGCATCATGTGCAGCGGACCCCAGAAATGCGTCGCCATCGCGTTCTCGAAATCCTCCTCGGTCATGTGCTCGAGGGGACCGACCTGGATGATGCCGGCGTCGTTGATCAGCGCATCGACGCGTCGGAATCGATCGAGGATCGCGTCGACGGCGGCGCGAACGTCGCTGCGACGGCGCACATCGCATTGGAAGGTCGCGACCGAACCGCGGCCGCGCCCCGTCAATTCGTCGCGCGCGCGATCGAGTTCTCCGGCGTCGCGCGCCAGCAGCGCCAGATGCGCTCCTTCGTCGGCCAGCCGGCGGGCGATTTCGAGCCCGAGCCCCCGCGATCCGCCGGTGATCACCACCACGCGGTCGTCGAACGAGATGGCGAGGCGCGCGCGCGCCAGGCGCATCGCCAGCCATGCGGCGCCGAGCCCTGCGGCGCTGGCGATCAGGGATGTCCGTCTCTTCACGTCACGTCTCCAGATTCTCTCTAGCAGGGGCGCTTGAACGCACCGTGCGGGGTGCGGGCCAGGAAGCCCTCCGTCACCAGCGCGATCAGGATGCTGTCGCACGCGTCGCGGTCAAGGTCGAACACCAGCCGCGCCTGCTCGGCCGTGAGTGACAGACCTGGCAGCGCGGCGAACTCCTCGCGCACCCGCACGGAGGCGGACGCATCGATGGACCTCAGCGGCCCGATCGTCGCGCGGCTCCCCGCCCGTGCCATCGCGCGCGACACTTCCCGAAGCACCGCCACCGGTAGGCACGGCTTGAGCAGCACGCGGTCGACCCCGGCCTGAATCGCCTCGCGCTCGACGTGGGGAGTGGCGTAGCCGCTGACCATGACGATGCTGATGCCAGCGGTGCGCGGATCGGCCTTGAGCCGGCGGGCGACCGTGATGCCATCGACATCGGGAAGCACGTAGTCAGTCAGGAGGACGTCGGGAACGATCTCGACGGCGGAGACGATCGCCTGCGAGCCGGTCCCGGCTTCGGCGGTCCGATAGCCGCTCGTGTCGAAACACGCGCGATACAGCTCGCGCGTGTCGCGGTCGTCGTCGGCGATAAGGAGGAACGGGTATTGACGCGCCCCGCTCACTTCCCTGCGTCCCCCCTCGACCCGAGCCCGGCGCCACCCGTGAGCTCGCGCTCGGCGGCCAGCCAGTCGTCGAAGTCTCTCCCGTCGGCGCCGCCGCGCGCCAGGAACAGCTCATAGGCCCGCATCGCGATCCGCCCGCGATGGTCGACGCTGCTACAGTTGTCGTATTCGCGGACGGTCGCGGGCGCACCCCTGG
The window above is part of the Vicinamibacterales bacterium genome. Proteins encoded here:
- the ahcY gene encoding adenosylhomocysteinase, which translates into the protein MATVVETHPFDAAVKVGREPHKVKDLGLADFGRKEIRLAEHEMPGLMALRRRYAAAKPLAGARVMGSLHMTVQTAVLIETLTELGADVRWVSCNIFSTQDHAAAAVVVGRPETGGTPANPKGTPVFAWKGETLEEYWWCTSESLMWPDGSGPTQIVDDGGDATLLLHKGVEYEKAGKVPAFDADKEPEEWGVILELLRQELKASPQRWTKVAADMKGVSEETTTGVHRLYEMMKAGTLLFPAINVNDSVTKSKFDNIYGCRHSLIDGLNRATDVMMGGKVAVVVGFGEVGKGCAQALRGQGCRVIVAEIDPICALQAAMEGYEVKPVGDVVETADIFVTATGNLNIITVDMMAKMKHNAIIGNIGHFDNEIDMAGLKKRGIERIEIKPQYDEFRFPSGRSVLILAEGRLLNLGCATGHPSFVMSASFTNQVIAQLELHQHNAKYEKKVYILPKHLDEEVARLHLDHLGVKLTTLTPEQAAYIGVPVEGPYKAEHYRY
- a CDS encoding metalloregulator ArsR/SmtB family transcription factor yields the protein MNTPAIFDDLTTLADATRGRMLLVLERQELTVSELCTILQLPQSTVSRHLKTLSDAAWVSSRRDGTSRYYTLALDGRLRHGSGANERAASTRRLWALLRDQIATTPGADQDGRRLKGVLARRQTKSEEFFASAAGQWDRLRRELFGSASALQALPALLDRTWTVGDLGCGTGETSAALAPFVARALAVDRSGDMLQAARRRLRDLPNVDVRRGDLEALPIGDAELDAAVMILVLHHVPDPAAALSEAARTLKPGGRLVVCDMLPHDREDYKQQMGHVWLGFGGDQFGRLLGGAGFDDVRIVPMPVDPQAKGPALFVASALKK
- a CDS encoding SRPBCC family protein gives rise to the protein MNMDLVFPEDDADVVARSGRNISGLEKWVSIAAGTGLALYGLSRLRGNGWLLAGAGGLLLRRGITAHCDVYEAFGVNTAVSPQNTRASLGGPRGINVLESVTIHRSLEELYRFWRNLENLPQFMRHLASVDKITDTISHWRARGPASMVVEWDAEIYNEVANKLIAWRSLEGADVVSAGSVNFARTANGMGTRVTVHLQYSPPLGKLGAAVAKIFGADAASEIREDLQRFKQMVESGQKA
- a CDS encoding SDR family oxidoreductase → MKRRTSLIASAAGLGAAWLAMRLARARLAISFDDRVVVITGGSRGLGLEIARRLADEGAHLALLARDAGELDRARDELTGRGRGSVATFQCDVRRRSDVRAAVDAILDRFRRVDALINDAGIIQVGPLEHMTEEDFENAMATHFWGPLHMMLELLPSMRHQCFGRIVNIASIGGKVAVPHLAPYSASKFALTGLSDAVRAEVARYGIRVTTVAPGLMRTGSPINAQFKGRHDAEFTWFRAASSVPGLTIGAARAAARIVEACRHGDPALTLTAPAALLAVGNTVAPASVARAMMVVSRLLPEATSDPEGNRVRCGRDTLAARSTPSIAAALTDRAAAANNEA
- a CDS encoding response regulator, which encodes MSGARQYPFLLIADDDRDTRELYRACFDTSGYRTAEAGTGSQAIVSAVEIVPDVLLTDYVLPDVDGITVARRLKADPRTAGISIVMVSGYATPHVEREAIQAGVDRVLLKPCLPVAVLREVSRAMARAGSRATIGPLRSIDASASVRVREEFAALPGLSLTAEQARLVFDLDRDACDSILIALVTEGFLARTPHGAFKRPC
- a CDS encoding DUF2934 domain-containing protein, coding for MPSRGAPATVREYDNCSSVDHRGRIAMRAYELFLARGGADGRDFDDWLAAERELTGGAGLGSRGDAGK